The sequence below is a genomic window from Uranotaenia lowii strain MFRU-FL chromosome 2, ASM2978415v1, whole genome shotgun sequence.
ATTGGGGGTTTATTGCGAACGATGTGTATAGCACGGCGGATTGGTTTGTTCTGTTTTTATGCTTCAAATGTGTTGTACACAAAGTGTAGTGGAATTAGAGAAACGATGCAAATATAAATTTGTCCTATATGTACAATATTCAACTACATCGATATTTTGTGCAAGTATTAATTTTACATAGGAATAAAAGCTTCTGTTCGAGCAGTGAACAGAGCTTATATCCATCCGAAAGCCCcttttagatcactttcggaTGGATCGACTTTGACGTCTGCTGATCTTAGTGTTCCTCACTAACACTAATTCATGGGCTGGCACCAAAACATAcgccgcccgccttgaaataCTATTTCAACAAATTAACTTCTGCTGTGTGCGTGTGTGCCTTAAAATAATTCTAACGGtactttgttgatttgttttgatCTCTGTTTCGTGTAAGATTATTTCCTCCTGTTTTGTGTGTTGTGTAGTGTGGTTTGCTGCTGAACGTCTGGATCTGCTCGACGACCGGTGAATTGATTCCTGGAGGATGGAATCGATCCTTCTGTTGGCTGCCTCTTGATGTTGTGTAAGCTGTTAGCTGGCTGCTGCGACGATGTTGACCCGGAACATTCAAATGTTTAGGCACCGGAACACTTCTGCCAGTATGACTCAATCCAATTGTTGGGATTAAAGGAATGACGCGATGGTTTTTACTAGGTGGTTTCTAGTCGTCTTGAAGAAATTGTATGTTGCTTCTTGGCACTGCTCAGGATAGCCGTATAAACTAGAGGTAAgtgtaaacataatttttaacgaAGTTGCACTAATGCAACGTTTCTTCCAGATCCGCTTATGTTGTAGCTGATTCGATGCTGGACCATATTTATGAAGACAGTTTTCACTACAGAGCAAACATGTTGATGTCCGGTGTAGTGTATTACACTCGTTGAAAATTAGTTGCAGTCAGCAACATCATAAAAGGCTCCCTTCTCTGCTGTGCTATATGTCTGGTGTACTTTAGACCCTCTTCGATTTGCAGAACCAAAGCATAGATAGGACTTTACCATCATGTTACTTCTACTCCGGAACCTTGCGATGTTGACTCGAAGATGCATGTGGTGCGAACAGTGCATTATGCAAACGTATTGACCAGGTAAGTGCTTCAAATATCCTTGGGTGCCCTTCGTAGTAGTTACAACATTATTTTCGTTGCACACCGTAGATTCTGTTGCTGTGACTGTTGGACGACGATATGTATGCACTACAGTTAGCTGCGCGACGAAGCCTAGTTCAAGTGGCGTGTGGAGGACCACAAAGACTACCAAGATTGTTCCCGTTGCTCAGATGGTTTGAGGCATTCACAACAACCGATTGAATTGGCTGCTCTTCTAATGATTCTGTGAGAAGAGGATGGCGTCACCGGCTAATGAACTACAGACAGCTGGACCTGGTGGCTTATCGTTGTTCGAATGGACAGATGTTGGACCAACATCTGTTATGCATGGTCGATTCCTCCTGATCGACTTTGGGGAGCTTCTTTAGCATACTGTGGAGCACAAACTGAAACCATCGTCGGTGGTACTTAGCATCTTCCTGCGTCGTCGCGCTTGGGCAGGAGCTAGCCAGCAGATGACTGTGATGGATTTAGTCGATTGCTGGTTCTTGTCGGCGGCAGATTTTCCCATGTCGTATGGCTTAAGTGGTGTGGAGCTGGCGACCTGGATGGTGATCTGAGGACCTCTATGTGGATTGTGGAGACCTCTTCGCCCCATGGTACCTGGATGCAGAGGGGAAAGTGTTTAGCATTTGTATAATAGCCTAAATAAATTTGGACTTTCCTGGATGCGGAGGCGCTGGGCCTCCGAGAGCGCTCCTAAGAACGTCTAATGGCCTTAGTACGAATGATGACATCCTCTCAACTTCTTTGGGGATCTTCTTAGGTAAAGCAAGGTAATTCAACCATTCTTCTGAGGAACCATTGTTCGGGCGAAAGTTTGTTACAAACGATAGAGCCTTACAGAGGATTTATAATTCTTCAGGCGATACGACTTCCCTCTTTGAATCGGTTAGAGTTTTTCAAGGATTTGAGTGGGTATGCGAACTTTAATTAACCATGtggaatttgattcaaattgtgCTTCACTTCAGTAAGGTTTGATTGATTAAAATGATAGATTTCTTAAAGGTTTGCAACTTAATTTGCCTTCTTGTTAAGTTCAGCAATTGGAGAAAGGGAAGAAAATGACTTAGTTCTCTAGGAAGAATTCATGACTCATTCGTACAAACTTACTTAATGATTTTCCATTTGATTCATTACTCTGACTTAAAAATATCGGACTCAAACtgacaccttttttttttttagccaaatcttgctgacaattttgaataattgttacgcaggttattcaaaaaatggttgagtTCTTCGACTTATTCAACTGACACAAATCTGACTCATTCTTGGGTAGGGTATCTGACAAAACCTTTGCTTAATTTCTGACTGTTGATTCTCCAATTCAATTTTTGGTCTCAACGCGACATGTTTCCAGCTCCTAGAACCATGTGAGCTACTTCTATAGTTTCCTGCAGAACGAACGTAAGTGTGAGAAAGGTTTTGATGAGATTCGACCAATCGACCCGACACAATCCAACCAAAAACTGAGTTTTGAAGCGTGGGACCCTTCTTGGTGACCTTTCTTCGGTCCTTCTTCAACAAGTCCAAATAGTATTCGGCACCAATGACTACATCGATCCGCTTTGAGTCATAGAAGCAAGGATCAGCTAACAAAGTGGAATCGGGAATCGACATGGGCGAAGGATCAAACGATGTTGTGGGTATTTGTAGCTTAAGTTTTGGCAATACAAAGAACTGCATAGTTTCTTGGAAATAAGATATTTTTGGCGAACGTGGACAGACTTCTGCATGTATGGACTTCGTCGAAACTGACTGAGATGACCCAATACCCTGAACTGACAAATATGTAGGTGCTTCTTTCAACTTCAGCTTGTTCGAAAACTCTTGGGACATTAGGCAGTGCTGCGAACAAGAATCTAACAAGGCTCTGGCAATCTGAGCGTTACCGTTACGGTCCTTAATCTTCACAAGAGCGGTAGGAAGCAAAATATTCGAAGCAGACTTAACAGGTAGTGCGACGTAGTTATGGCTTGTGCTTGGCGTTGGCGAATCGAATTGTGTGGTTGCAATTGGTGAATTGTGTGTTCCATTTTGTGTTTGAGTGTGTGTTTCCGTAACTATTGGCATGGTGTGACTTTGCTGTTGATGGGCTTGCTGTGGATAAATATGGGTGCTTTCTTGATTAGAGGGTTGTGCTATTGACTGTTGACTGAGTCTCGGATTCGACGGATTCGGAACGGAGGATCGCGTAGCATGCAACATTGTGTGATGCCTTTGCTGACATAATCGGCAACTGCTACGAGTGCAGTTCGTCGCAAAATGTCCAGGCTGTAGACAATTTCGACAGACTCGACTTCGATTGGCGGCTTCAACACGTTCTGATATCTTCAATCGAAGGAATCTCTGACAGTGAAACGGTGAGTGCCATGCTTCGGTACAGAACGGGCATCGTGAATCCGATCGGATGGTTGTATGGCAAACTGTTGATCTTGTCTGACGTGCTTCGGATGGTGGACTTCTTGCAGAGGTGATTGATTGGAGAACTGAGCAGTGACCTTGCAAGAACAGTAGCAGCTCTTCGTACGTTGGGACCTCCTTAGACCCGTAATGCGTCTCCCATTGGCGCAATGTTGCAGAATCTAGTCTAGCGCACAACATGTAGACTAGTATTGTACTCCAAGACTCCGTATGCTCACCGATTTTCTGCAACATCAtcaaattcttttcaaattcgctGACAAGGAAGTTCAAACCGTCGTAGTTCTCTTTTTTAAGCGATTCGAGGGCAAAAAGAGCGTCGAGATGAGCCTTGACAATGAGCTTTTTGTTTTCGTAGCGGACTTCCAACATTTTCCAGGCGACGTCGTAGTTTGCCTCTGACAGCTCGATGTGGTTTATTTCCTTCAATGCATCACCTTGCAGAGAGGAACGAAGGTACGtaaatttgtccatttttgtcagatGCTCGTTGTCGTGAATGAGACTACGGAAAGAGTCTCTAAACGTAACCCATTCTCTGATTTTTCCGCTAAAGGACGGCAAACGAATCTCGGGCAGCTTCACTCTGGACGTATTCCCTGATGCAGACTGACCTTGGCTGTTGCTGGTTGTATTTACCCCTAAGGCATCCTTATCGCCTTGAAGTCTAAGGAGGTCACCTCGAATTGCAAAGTATCGGTCATCAAACTGCTGCAGAATTTTGTCGTTCTCTTCTTCGCGCTGTTTTGCAATCTCCCCTTTGACTTCGCTGTCAGCATCTTTCTGCTCTTTCTCGGCCGCTTCGTCCAGCAACATTTCAATCTTGCTCCGTACTTCAAAAAATTCACTGTACACCGTATCAATCACTTGCAACCTTGAGCTTAACTGGCACCGATCACTACCGATGTGATAGGTTTGGATAAATCTATCAGTACCATCAAAAATCACATATAACTGCCGCTCACGTTTTTGCAAAGCCTTCAGCGTACTTCTCGACATTGCAACACTTTTTGTAATCTGACACaggcttcaaaattttgatgaactcaGACTTGTACCTTCAGACAAGCTCTTAAACTGACACGTTGATTCTGACACAGGCTTAATATCTGACAATGTTTCAGACGATATGAATTCAGACTCGATTTCTAACAAGATCTCTTCTGACTTAATTTCTGACAATATTTCAGACCAGGTTTCTGACTATATTCAGACAAGAATTCTGACGCAAGCTTATTTTGAGACTCAGACTCAATTCTGATAAGTTTCAGACAAGATTTTCGACAATATTCACTTTAGAATTCCGACACAAACtgattcagacttaattctgacaagttttccaactcaaacttaaacaaacttgtattttctgacaaattcagacttaattctgacaagTTTCGAACTCAAACTTAAATTCATACAAATCAGACTTGCTTCTGAAAAGAATTCCGACTCAAACTTAAATTCTTCAGCAAACTTGAATTTTCTGACAAACTCAAACACATTGGACCCAATCCGTCCAGTACTGAATTATTCTGACTAAAATATCTGACTTGCACCTTTATGTGCTCTGACATGCACCTTATGTGCTTCTGACTCAGGGTATATGCACTTAGTTTTGATCAACTCAACGTTCCATCCGATCGCGACGCGAATTACCGAGACTAGCAACCCGATATTGACAGCAGCGAGTGGGCACAACCAGTGAAAATTGCAAAGTAAAAATGCCAATAGTGAACCAAGACCAATTTATAGTTACGGACAGGGCACACACTTCATGcaactaaaaaaaaccaattcacACTTAAAATCTTTATTGAATCGCACTTTCTTTGGCCTCATGCACCAAGCCAGTTAATACTTCCTGCTATTAATTCttgttgctgctgcttctcCGAATGCTGCGTCGAGCTGGTTGAAAATCCGCTGATCTCTGCTGCGTTGCTGGCCAATACGCTTCTGTTATCGGCTTCACTTCACTAGTTTGGCTTCAGGAATCCGGAAACAATAGTTCAGATTTTCGCAATGGCTGACAATGTCCACTGATGCACTTAATTGCATCCAAGCCAAGCGTAGTTAGCGTCCCGATAGATGCACATTTATTGTGATCACTTTTGTTCAGCACTTTTGTCGCGCACTGCGATGGCGTTTTTGCGAGCACAAAATGGTTCACACTTTGGTGCTCGGCCGATCGGCGGTCTTCACTTAAAGTCCAATTTATGTTCCGGAACCACTTTCCGGACggtcatccggttcgaaggaccaaatgtttagGCACCGGAACACTTTTCGGACCGAATTTAGAACGCGGCGGTTAGTTTAAACTCAACTTAAAAACTCAACACTTTATTTCGTTTTGATTGGGGGTTTATTGCGAACGATGTGTATAGCACGGCGGATTGGTTTGTTCTGTTTTTATGCTTCAAATGtgttgagcttgagcttgagcttagataaaccgtacatttcagtagttgcatctccgtgattgacaagaaccatcaaaattgtacatagatccaaataaatggggcttgggattagcttaccattttctgtgtacacgtttcgaaggttccttatcttatatggtcaataacggcgccggccacgtccttacggttcatcggggaaagggaaggattgttagttcgacttccgttgctactagagaccgaatacacctctaaatctccacggtcgtcacaggaagggtggtttgtcaGTCGGGAAGGTAAattagatctggattccctttgggaagggatgtgatcaaagcaaagttaaatatttaatgttcgtcgcgtcgcacactatcgagttcatcgcgtttttatttagagcaaatacgtcctaacgtggcattgtcatacacatacaatgtacttagca
It includes:
- the LOC129743354 gene encoding uncharacterized protein LOC129743354 codes for the protein MSRSTLKALQKRERQLYVIFDGTDRFIQTYHIGSDRCQLSSRLQVIDTVYSEFFEVRSKIEMLLDEAAEKEQKDADSEVKGEIAKQREEENDKILQQFDDRYFAIRGDLLRLQGDKDALGVNTTSNSQGQSASGNTSRVKLPEIRLPSFSGKIREWVTFRDSFRSLIHDNEHLTKMDKFTYLRSSLQGDALKEINHIELSEANYDVAWKMLEVRYENKKLIVKAHLDALFALESLKKENYDGLNFLVSEFEKNLMMLQKIGEHTESWSTILVYMLCARLDSATLRQWETHYGSKEVPTYEELLLFLQGHCSVLQSITSARSPPSEARQTRSTVCHTTIRSDSRCPFCTEAWHSPFHCQRFLRLKISERVEAANRSRVCRNCLQPGHFATNCTRSSCRLCQQRHHTMLHATRSSVPNPSNPRLSQQSIAQPSNQESTHIYPQQAHQQQSHTMPIVTETHTQTQNGTHNSPIATTQFDSPTPSTSHNYVALPVKSASNILLPTALVKIKDRNGNAQIARALLDSCSQHCLMSQEFSNKLKLKEAPTYLSVQGIGSSQSVSTKSIHAEVCPRSPKISYFQETMQFFVLPKLKLQIPTTSFDPSPMSIPDSTLLADPCFYDSKRIDVVIGAEYYLDLLKKDRRKVTKKGPTLQNSVFGTMGRRGLHNPHRGPQITIQVASSTPLKPYDMGKSAADKNQQSTKSITVICWLAPAQARRRRKMLSTTDDGFKSLEEQPIQSVVVNASNHLSNGNNLGSLCGPPHAT